The following proteins are co-located in the Trichomycterus rosablanca isolate fTriRos1 chromosome 14, fTriRos1.hap1, whole genome shotgun sequence genome:
- the ptpn9b gene encoding tyrosine-protein phosphatase non-receptor type 9 isoform X1: protein MAEALTTQEEVAVEEFLAALRCREHSQNAALVSQITAVKFLMARKFDVSRAVDLFQAYKNTRIKEGIFNINPNEEPLRTELLSGKFTVLPGRDANGAALALFTARLHRPDVTTHKAVLQAIIYQLDKAIESPQTQRDGLIFIYDMTNSTYANFDYELCVKILNLLKGAFPARLKCVFIVSSPLWFRAPFAVLRLFVREKLRERVCTVKAHELANHIPVSSLPEHLGGTSQYSHVAWIQSCVNSTPNSSPGATADCLGSLLHSYRRDRNRAADAHRGATVLDDGNANPHDLRHAVHWNGLNANVPNGRQPPPPQSDTPPDTPLHHKHAPDTDSVDAEQEDDLPDDSAELEDGVPPLPQKSSRPTPLSRSPAHESSWPIGSASVHTAEPGGLSVHELVQHVKHKKKKGIYQEYEEIRKEPPAGSFDYSKKSANQVKNRYSDVLCLDHSRVRLCPLDHEDDDDDETSDYINASFMDGYKTTNAYIATQGPLPKTFGDFWRMVWEQMVLIIVMTTRVMERGRVKCGQYWPLEAGRTEEYGCFLVRNVHIAVFQDFNLSHLELYNSRTGECREVSHYLYMSWPDFGVPKSASAMLDFRAEVKQRQDLALRTSYPEWTGPAGGPPIVVHCSAGIGRTGTFCTLDICLSRLEDVGAVDVQQTVRRMRTQRAFSIQTWDQYYFCYRAVAEYAQQTGRLAPVEWSDTELDTDSE, encoded by the exons ATGGCGGAAGCCCTGACAACCCAAGAAGAGGTG GCGGTGGAGGAGTTCCTGGCGGCGCTGAGATGCCGAGAGCACTCCCAGAACGCCGCCCTCGTCAGCCAGATCACCGCCGTCAAGTTCCTCATGGCGCGCAAGTTCGACGTCTCCAGGGCCGTAGACCTCTTCCAGGCTTACAAG aaCACCAGGATAAAAGAGGGCATCTTTAACATCAACCCCAACGAAGAACCTCTGAGGACCGAACTGTTAAGCGGCAAATTCACAGTTCTG CCGGGGCGTGACGCGAACGGCGCGGCGTTGGCGCTCTTCACGGCTCGTCTCCACCGGCCGGACGTCACCACCCACAAGGCCGTCCTTCAGGCCATCATTTATCAGCTGGACAAGGCCATCGAGAG CCCTCAGACCCAGAGAGACGGACTCATATTCATCTACGACATGACGAACTCCACCTACGCCAACTTCGACTACGAGCTCTGCGTCAAGATCCTAAACCTCCTCAAG GGTGCTTTCCCCGCCCGACTGAAGTGTGTGTTCATCGTGTCGTCGCCGCTCTGGTTCCGGGCGCCGTTCGCCGTCCTGAGGCTGTTCGTGCGGGAGAAGCTCAGAGAGAGG GTGTGTACAGTCAAAGCGCACGAACTGGCCAATCACATCCCGGTCAGCTCTCTGCCCGAGCACCTGGGTGGCACCTCCCAGTACAGTCACGTGGCCTGGATCCAGTCGTGCGTCAACTCCACCCCGAACAGCTCGCCGGGCGCCACCGCCGACTGTCTGGGCAGCCTGCTGCACTCCTACCGCCGGGACCGCAACCGGGCTGCCGACGCCCACCGCGGCGCCACCGTGCTGGACGACGGAAACGCCAACCCTCACGACCTCCGGCACGCCGTGCACTGGAACGGCCTGAACGCCAACGTCCCGAACGGCCGCCAGCCCCCGCCCCCTCAGTCGGACACGCCCCCGGACACGCCCCTCCACCACAAACACGCCCCCGACACGGACTCCGTCGACGCCGAGCAGGAGGACGACCTTCCCGACGACTCGGCGGAGCTGGAAGACGGAGTCCCGCCCCTCCCGCAGAAGTCCTCGCGGCCGACGCCCCTCTCCCGGAGTCCCGCCCACGAGTCCAGCTGGCCAATAGGAAGCGCCTCTGTACACACGGCCGAGCCCGGCGGCTTGAGCGTGCACGAGCTGGTGCAGCACGTCAAACACAAGAAGAAGAAAGGGATCTACCAGGAGTACGAGGAGATCCGGAAGGAGCCGCCCGCCGGATCCTTCGACTACTCCAA GAAGTCAGCGAACCAGGTGAAAAACCGCTACAGCGACGTCCTGTGCCTGGATCACTCCCGCGTCCGGCTCTGCCCTCTCGACCACGAAGACGACGACGACGACGAG ACGTCGGACTACATCAACGCCAGCTTCATGGACGGCTACAAGACCACCAACGCGTACATCGCCACTCAGG GTCCTTTGCCGAAGACGTTCGGTGATTTTTGGCGAATGGTGTGGGAGCAAATGGTGCTGATCATCGTCATGACGACGAG agtgATGGAGCGAGGGAGGGTGAAGTGTGGACAGTACTGGCCCCTGGAGGCCGGGCGCACCGAGGAGTACGGCTGCTTCCTGGTGAGGAACGTGCACATAGCCGTGTTTCAGGATTTTAACCTCTCACATCTGGAGCTGTACAACAGTCGG ACCGGCGAGTGCAGAGAGGTGTCGCACTACCTGTACATGAGCTGGCCGGATTTCGGCGTCCCCAAGTCGGCCTCGGCGATGCTGGATTTCCGGGCCGAGGTGAAGCAGAGGCAGGACCTGGCGCTCCGGACGTCGTACCCGGAGTGGACGGGGCCCGCCGGGGGCCCTCCTATAGTCGTGCACTGCAGCGCCGGGATCGGAAGAACGG GTACCTTCTGCACGCTGGACATCTGCCTGTCGCGCCTGGAGGACGTCGGGGCGGTGGACGTCCAGCAGACGGTGCGGCGCATGCGCACCCAGCGCGCCTTCAGCATCCAGACCTGGGACCAGTACTACTTCTGTTACCGGGCCGTCGCCGAGTACGCGCAGCAGACCGGACGCCTGGCGCCCGTCGAGTGGTCCGACACCGAGCTGGACACCGACAGCGAGTGA
- the ptpn9b gene encoding tyrosine-protein phosphatase non-receptor type 9 isoform X2 — MAEALTTQEEVAVEEFLAALRCREHSQNAALVSQITAVKFLMARKFDVSRAVDLFQAYKNTRIKEGIFNINPNEEPLRTELLSGKFTVLPGRDANGAALALFTARLHRPDVTTHKAVLQAIIYQLDKAIESPQTQRDGLIFIYDMTNSTYANFDYELCVKILNLLKGAFPARLKCVFIVSSPLWFRAPFAVLRLFVREKLRERVCTVKAHELANHIPVSSLPEHLGGTSQYSHVAWIQSCVNSTPNSSPGATADCLGSLLHSYRRDRNRAADAHRGATVLDDGNANPHDLRHAVHWNGLNANVPNGRQPPPPQSDTPPDTPLHHKHAPDTDSVDAEQEDDLPDDSAELEDGVPPLPQKSSRPTPLSRSPAHESSWPIGSASVHTAEPGGLSVHELVQHVKHKKKKGIYQEYEEIRKEPPAGSFDYSKKSANQVKNRYSDVLCLDHSRVRLCPLDHEDDDDDETSDYINASFMDGYKTTNAYIATQGPLPKTFGDFWRMVWEQMVLIIVMTTRVMERGRVKCGQYWPLEAGRTEEYGCFLVRNVHIAVFQDFNLSHLELYNSRTGECREVSHYLYMSWPDFGVPKSASAMLDFRAEVKQRQDLALRTSYPEWTGPAGGPPIVVHCSAGIGRTGKTPSSLTDAFCEKTYDSGIDSDVQSLVLK; from the exons ATGGCGGAAGCCCTGACAACCCAAGAAGAGGTG GCGGTGGAGGAGTTCCTGGCGGCGCTGAGATGCCGAGAGCACTCCCAGAACGCCGCCCTCGTCAGCCAGATCACCGCCGTCAAGTTCCTCATGGCGCGCAAGTTCGACGTCTCCAGGGCCGTAGACCTCTTCCAGGCTTACAAG aaCACCAGGATAAAAGAGGGCATCTTTAACATCAACCCCAACGAAGAACCTCTGAGGACCGAACTGTTAAGCGGCAAATTCACAGTTCTG CCGGGGCGTGACGCGAACGGCGCGGCGTTGGCGCTCTTCACGGCTCGTCTCCACCGGCCGGACGTCACCACCCACAAGGCCGTCCTTCAGGCCATCATTTATCAGCTGGACAAGGCCATCGAGAG CCCTCAGACCCAGAGAGACGGACTCATATTCATCTACGACATGACGAACTCCACCTACGCCAACTTCGACTACGAGCTCTGCGTCAAGATCCTAAACCTCCTCAAG GGTGCTTTCCCCGCCCGACTGAAGTGTGTGTTCATCGTGTCGTCGCCGCTCTGGTTCCGGGCGCCGTTCGCCGTCCTGAGGCTGTTCGTGCGGGAGAAGCTCAGAGAGAGG GTGTGTACAGTCAAAGCGCACGAACTGGCCAATCACATCCCGGTCAGCTCTCTGCCCGAGCACCTGGGTGGCACCTCCCAGTACAGTCACGTGGCCTGGATCCAGTCGTGCGTCAACTCCACCCCGAACAGCTCGCCGGGCGCCACCGCCGACTGTCTGGGCAGCCTGCTGCACTCCTACCGCCGGGACCGCAACCGGGCTGCCGACGCCCACCGCGGCGCCACCGTGCTGGACGACGGAAACGCCAACCCTCACGACCTCCGGCACGCCGTGCACTGGAACGGCCTGAACGCCAACGTCCCGAACGGCCGCCAGCCCCCGCCCCCTCAGTCGGACACGCCCCCGGACACGCCCCTCCACCACAAACACGCCCCCGACACGGACTCCGTCGACGCCGAGCAGGAGGACGACCTTCCCGACGACTCGGCGGAGCTGGAAGACGGAGTCCCGCCCCTCCCGCAGAAGTCCTCGCGGCCGACGCCCCTCTCCCGGAGTCCCGCCCACGAGTCCAGCTGGCCAATAGGAAGCGCCTCTGTACACACGGCCGAGCCCGGCGGCTTGAGCGTGCACGAGCTGGTGCAGCACGTCAAACACAAGAAGAAGAAAGGGATCTACCAGGAGTACGAGGAGATCCGGAAGGAGCCGCCCGCCGGATCCTTCGACTACTCCAA GAAGTCAGCGAACCAGGTGAAAAACCGCTACAGCGACGTCCTGTGCCTGGATCACTCCCGCGTCCGGCTCTGCCCTCTCGACCACGAAGACGACGACGACGACGAG ACGTCGGACTACATCAACGCCAGCTTCATGGACGGCTACAAGACCACCAACGCGTACATCGCCACTCAGG GTCCTTTGCCGAAGACGTTCGGTGATTTTTGGCGAATGGTGTGGGAGCAAATGGTGCTGATCATCGTCATGACGACGAG agtgATGGAGCGAGGGAGGGTGAAGTGTGGACAGTACTGGCCCCTGGAGGCCGGGCGCACCGAGGAGTACGGCTGCTTCCTGGTGAGGAACGTGCACATAGCCGTGTTTCAGGATTTTAACCTCTCACATCTGGAGCTGTACAACAGTCGG ACCGGCGAGTGCAGAGAGGTGTCGCACTACCTGTACATGAGCTGGCCGGATTTCGGCGTCCCCAAGTCGGCCTCGGCGATGCTGGATTTCCGGGCCGAGGTGAAGCAGAGGCAGGACCTGGCGCTCCGGACGTCGTACCCGGAGTGGACGGGGCCCGCCGGGGGCCCTCCTATAGTCGTGCACTGCAGCGCCGGGATCGGAAGAACGG
- the exosc9 gene encoding exosome complex component RRP45, translating into MKETPLSNCERLFLLSAIKEKKRLDGRQTYDYRNIKVTFGTDFGCCTVSLGKTRVLAQASCELVPPKDSRPTEGLVFFNLELSPMASPSFQSSRQSELLVMLNRQLERCLRNSRCIDTESLCVISGEKVWQIRVDVHVLNHDGNLMDAASVAAISALCHFKRPDVAIQGREVTVFSAEERDPIPLSVYHMPICVSFAFFQQGTYLLVDPCEKEELVMDGLLVIAMNKHREICSVQSSGGIMLLKDQVLRCSRIASVKVSEITELINKALENDKRVRKEGGKFGFAESTPEDRVTVSKKDETPVETTGVQETAEEIVSNAEAPPETVSSPVIVATGTGQVGEGLQSTWGLEDEEEDMETGVDGPKKEDADVMVISDSEEEEVVILSKSGLND; encoded by the exons ATGAAGGAAACTCCGCTGTCCAACTGCGAGCGACTGTTTTTACTCAGCGCCATTAAAGAGAAGAAg cgCTTAGATGGAAGACAAACCTACGACTACCGCAATATAAAAGTCACGTTTGGAACCGATTTTGGATGCTGTACAGTCAGTCTGGGTAAAACAAG GGTTCTGGCTCAGGCGTCGTGTGAGCTGGTCCCTCCGAAAGACTCCCGTCCCACCGAGGGTCTCGTGTTCTTCAACCTGGAGCTTTCACCCATGGCGTCGCCCTCCTTCCAATCCAGCAG ACAGTCGGAGCTGCTGGTGATGCTGAACAGGCAGCTGGAGAGATGTCTGAGGAACTCCAGGTGTATCGACACGGAGTCGCTGTGTGTCATCTCAGGAGAAAAG GTCTGGCAGATCCGTGTGGACGTTCACGTCCTGAACCACGACGGAAACCTGATGGACGCGGCGAGCGTGGCCGCCATATCCGCCCTCTGTCACTTCAAGAGACCCGACGTGGCCATCCAGGGTCGCGAGGTCACCGTG ttcagCGCAGAAGAGAGGGATCCCATTCCACTAAGTGTTTATCACATGCCCATCTGTGTGAGCTTCGCCTTCTTCCAGCAGGG CACGTATCTGCTGGTGGATCCGTGTGAGAAGGAGGAGCTGGTGATGGACGGCCTGTTGGTCATCGCCAtgaacaaacacagagagatctGCTCCGTCCAGTCCAGCGGGGGCATCATGCTGCTCAAGGACCAG GTTCTGAGGTGCAGCAGGATCGCCAGTGTGAAAGTGTCCGAAATCACCGAGCTCATCAACAAAGCCTTGGAAAACGACAAGCGGGTCAG GAAGGAAGGCGGGAAGTTCGGCTTCGCGGAGTCCACGCCCGAGGACAGGGTCACCGTCTCGAAGAAGGACGAGACCCCCGTGGAGACGACCGGCGTCCAGGAGACGGCGGAGGAGATCGTCAGCAACGCCGAAGCTCCTCCTGAAAC CGTCTCATCTCCCGTGATCGTCGCCACGGGAACCGGACAGGTAGGAGAGGGACTGCAGAGCACGTGGGGTCTGGAGGACGAAGAGGAGGACATGGAGACCGGCGTAGACGGTCCAAAGAAGGAag ACGCAGACGTGATGGTCATCTCAGACAGCGAAGAAGAGGAAGTCGTGATTCTGTCTAAAAGTGGACTGAATGA CTGA
- the ptpn9b gene encoding tyrosine-protein phosphatase non-receptor type 9 isoform X3, translated as MAEALTTQEEVAVEEFLAALRCREHSQNAALVSQITAVKFLMARKFDVSRAVDLFQAYKNTRIKEGIFNINPNEEPLRTELLSGKFTVLPGRDANGAALALFTARLHRPDVTTHKAVLQAIIYQLDKAIESPQTQRDGLIFIYDMTNSTYANFDYELCVKILNLLKGAFPARLKCVFIVSSPLWFRAPFAVLRLFVREKLRERVCTVKAHELANHIPVSSLPEHLGGTSQYSHVAWIQSCVNSTPNSSPGATADCLGSLLHSYRRDRNRAADAHRGATVLDDGNANPHDLRHAVHWNGLNANVPNGRQPPPPQSDTPPDTPLHHKHAPDTDSVDAEQEDDLPDDSAELEDGVPPLPQKSSRPTPLSRSPAHESSWPIGSASVHTAEPGGLSVHELVQHVKHKKKKGIYQEYEEIRKEPPAGSFDYSKKSANQVKNRYSDVLCLDHSRVRLCPLDHEDDDDDETSDYINASFMDGYKTTNAYIATQGPLPKTFGDFWRMVWEQMVLIIVMTTRVMERGRVKCGQYWPLEAGRTEEYGCFLVRNVHIAVFQDFNLSHLELYNSRVKLRHL; from the exons ATGGCGGAAGCCCTGACAACCCAAGAAGAGGTG GCGGTGGAGGAGTTCCTGGCGGCGCTGAGATGCCGAGAGCACTCCCAGAACGCCGCCCTCGTCAGCCAGATCACCGCCGTCAAGTTCCTCATGGCGCGCAAGTTCGACGTCTCCAGGGCCGTAGACCTCTTCCAGGCTTACAAG aaCACCAGGATAAAAGAGGGCATCTTTAACATCAACCCCAACGAAGAACCTCTGAGGACCGAACTGTTAAGCGGCAAATTCACAGTTCTG CCGGGGCGTGACGCGAACGGCGCGGCGTTGGCGCTCTTCACGGCTCGTCTCCACCGGCCGGACGTCACCACCCACAAGGCCGTCCTTCAGGCCATCATTTATCAGCTGGACAAGGCCATCGAGAG CCCTCAGACCCAGAGAGACGGACTCATATTCATCTACGACATGACGAACTCCACCTACGCCAACTTCGACTACGAGCTCTGCGTCAAGATCCTAAACCTCCTCAAG GGTGCTTTCCCCGCCCGACTGAAGTGTGTGTTCATCGTGTCGTCGCCGCTCTGGTTCCGGGCGCCGTTCGCCGTCCTGAGGCTGTTCGTGCGGGAGAAGCTCAGAGAGAGG GTGTGTACAGTCAAAGCGCACGAACTGGCCAATCACATCCCGGTCAGCTCTCTGCCCGAGCACCTGGGTGGCACCTCCCAGTACAGTCACGTGGCCTGGATCCAGTCGTGCGTCAACTCCACCCCGAACAGCTCGCCGGGCGCCACCGCCGACTGTCTGGGCAGCCTGCTGCACTCCTACCGCCGGGACCGCAACCGGGCTGCCGACGCCCACCGCGGCGCCACCGTGCTGGACGACGGAAACGCCAACCCTCACGACCTCCGGCACGCCGTGCACTGGAACGGCCTGAACGCCAACGTCCCGAACGGCCGCCAGCCCCCGCCCCCTCAGTCGGACACGCCCCCGGACACGCCCCTCCACCACAAACACGCCCCCGACACGGACTCCGTCGACGCCGAGCAGGAGGACGACCTTCCCGACGACTCGGCGGAGCTGGAAGACGGAGTCCCGCCCCTCCCGCAGAAGTCCTCGCGGCCGACGCCCCTCTCCCGGAGTCCCGCCCACGAGTCCAGCTGGCCAATAGGAAGCGCCTCTGTACACACGGCCGAGCCCGGCGGCTTGAGCGTGCACGAGCTGGTGCAGCACGTCAAACACAAGAAGAAGAAAGGGATCTACCAGGAGTACGAGGAGATCCGGAAGGAGCCGCCCGCCGGATCCTTCGACTACTCCAA GAAGTCAGCGAACCAGGTGAAAAACCGCTACAGCGACGTCCTGTGCCTGGATCACTCCCGCGTCCGGCTCTGCCCTCTCGACCACGAAGACGACGACGACGACGAG ACGTCGGACTACATCAACGCCAGCTTCATGGACGGCTACAAGACCACCAACGCGTACATCGCCACTCAGG GTCCTTTGCCGAAGACGTTCGGTGATTTTTGGCGAATGGTGTGGGAGCAAATGGTGCTGATCATCGTCATGACGACGAG agtgATGGAGCGAGGGAGGGTGAAGTGTGGACAGTACTGGCCCCTGGAGGCCGGGCGCACCGAGGAGTACGGCTGCTTCCTGGTGAGGAACGTGCACATAGCCGTGTTTCAGGATTTTAACCTCTCACATCTGGAGCTGTACAACAGTCGG